A window of Campylobacter pinnipediorum subsp. pinnipediorum contains these coding sequences:
- a CDS encoding HobA family DNA replication regulator: MQEFMKWTLDAIRSEGLLLSWMEEKRVEWANLLAPRLKYLLNGRTFIVFTDNDREWFETYLLKKINSVNSARPLLPFVSLKSIYPSLDDISSKEQIMLLEDMLSIVFPNGYVYFYIGKSSDKKSQIAKLNDDSYMWLFDEQVQNSFYLSSSDDKLDTKLISLYNLLDKSIDATLFAELSL, from the coding sequence ATGCAAGAGTTTATGAAATGGACCTTGGATGCTATACGCTCCGAAGGTCTTTTACTTAGTTGGATGGAAGAAAAGCGTGTTGAGTGGGCAAATCTTTTGGCCCCACGCTTAAAATATTTGCTTAATGGTCGAACTTTTATTGTTTTTACTGATAATGATAGAGAGTGGTTTGAAACATACCTTTTGAAAAAAATCAATAGTGTAAATTCTGCTCGTCCATTGCTACCATTTGTAAGCCTAAAATCAATATATCCATCTTTGGATGACATTAGTTCAAAAGAGCAGATAATGTTACTTGAAGATATGCTTAGTATAGTTTTTCCAAATGGATATGTCTATTTTTATATTGGAAAAAGTTCTGATAAAAAATCGCAAATTGCAAAGTTAAATGATGATAGTTATATGTGGCTTTTTGATGAACAAGTTCAAAATAGCTTTTATCTTAGCTCGAGTGATGATAAATTGGATACAAAACTTATAAGCTTGTATAATTTGCTTGATAAAAGCATAGATGCGACTCTTTTTGCTGAATTAAGCTTATAA
- a CDS encoding bifunctional riboflavin kinase/FAD synthetase yields MPNFSTLLTKDNITAVAIGHFDGIHKGHKELLKHLGEYGGLVVIDKNFANITPRLKRAEYSNYPCFLYEFEDIKSLSGYDFIKLLKKDFKHLNKIVVGFDFRFGKDRAWNRYDLKDMFDGEVVIVDEYCFDGIGVHSSIIRELIKKGSIQRANMFLGREYSIEGEVISGQGIGSKKLVATLNLRDLGYVLPSDGVYATKTKIGNKIFGSVTFIGDRLSTDGKFSLETHILDENIKHAPKKVSVYFISKLRNNIKFESLEELKKAIQEDINNARIISLACKLSL; encoded by the coding sequence ATGCCGAATTTTTCTACGCTTTTAACAAAAGATAATATAACTGCGGTCGCAATTGGCCATTTTGATGGAATTCACAAAGGTCACAAAGAGCTTTTAAAACATCTTGGCGAATATGGCGGACTTGTCGTTATAGATAAGAATTTTGCAAATATAACGCCAAGGCTAAAAAGGGCTGAGTATTCTAATTATCCCTGTTTTTTGTATGAATTTGAAGATATAAAATCTCTTTCTGGTTATGATTTTATAAAGCTTTTAAAAAAAGATTTTAAGCATTTAAATAAAATTGTTGTTGGATTTGACTTTAGATTTGGAAAAGATAGAGCTTGGAATAGGTATGATCTAAAAGATATGTTTGATGGCGAAGTTGTCATCGTTGATGAATATTGTTTTGATGGTATCGGTGTTCATAGTTCTATTATTAGAGAACTTATAAAAAAAGGTAGTATACAAAGAGCAAATATGTTTTTGGGTCGCGAATATTCAATAGAGGGCGAAGTTATAAGTGGTCAAGGTATAGGCTCTAAAAAACTTGTAGCTACACTAAATTTAAGGGATTTGGGCTATGTGTTACCTAGTGATGGCGTGTATGCCACTAAGACAAAAATAGGAAATAAGATATTTGGCTCTGTAACATTTATAGGAGATAGGCTTAGTACTGATGGTAAGTTTAGCTTAGAAACTCATATTTTGGATGAAAATATAAAACATGCTCCAAAAAAAGTTTCCGTTTATTTTATATCAAAATTAAGAAATAATATTAAATTTGAAAGCTTAGAAGAGCTAAAAAAAGCAATACAAGAAGATATAAATAATGCTAGAATAATATCTCTTGCTTGTAAATTATCATTATAG
- a CDS encoding TlyA family RNA methyltransferase, with product MRADIFVATKLDISRNKASELIKNSKVMFDGEILSKPAFEIEDADIKLLDKIYVGRGALKLKSFLRYLNLDLKGKNALDIGSSTGGFMQILLENGIDKVVGIDVGKDQLDKSLRDDGRVEIYEETDIREFKNNDKFDIITCDVSFISILQILKDIDRFMYEGSTAVLLFKPQYEVGKSVKRNKKGVVVDKKSIGLVMKNFELECAKLGWILIETKECELKGKEGNAEFFYAFNKR from the coding sequence ATGAGAGCTGATATTTTTGTGGCAACAAAGCTTGATATAAGTAGAAATAAGGCAAGTGAGCTTATAAAAAACTCAAAAGTTATGTTTGATGGTGAAATTTTATCAAAACCTGCTTTTGAGATAGAAGATGCTGATATTAAGCTTTTAGATAAAATTTATGTTGGTCGTGGGGCTTTGAAACTTAAAAGTTTTTTAAGGTATCTTAACTTGGATTTAAAAGGTAAAAATGCTCTTGATATAGGAAGCTCTACGGGCGGTTTTATGCAAATTTTACTTGAAAATGGCATCGATAAAGTCGTTGGAATTGATGTAGGTAAAGATCAGCTTGATAAAAGCCTAAGAGATGATGGTCGTGTTGAAATTTATGAAGAAACTGACATTAGAGAGTTTAAAAATAATGATAAATTTGATATTATAACCTGCGATGTTTCTTTTATATCTATCTTGCAAATTTTAAAAGATATTGATAGATTTATGTATGAGGGTTCAACTGCTGTTTTATTGTTTAAACCACAATATGAAGTTGGTAAAAGTGTTAAGAGAAACAAAAAAGGAGTTGTTGTAGATAAAAAATCTATAGGTCTTGTTATGAAAAATTTTGAACTAGAATGTGCAAAATTAGGCTGGATACTTATTGAAACAAAAGAGTGTGAGTTAAAGGGAAAGGAAGGAAATGCCGAATTTTTCTACGCTTTTAACAAAAGATAA
- the cmoA gene encoding carboxy-S-adenosyl-L-methionine synthase CmoA encodes MKDKIFTQPIDKQFEFDSSVASVFDDMIGRSVPFYDVSLSLIADILSKLLPSNAKLIDLGCSTATSLISIYNLRDDLRLFGVDNSDAMIQLASQKSKAYGAGIELKVCDILEYELNNFDAVLLNYTLQFIRPIKRETLVKNIYNGLNDNGIFIFSEKIIYEDKKFAKQMIEVYENYKQNQGYSRYEISQKREALENVLIPYTEEENKTLVLKAGFKRVESIFKWGNFMSFIAFK; translated from the coding sequence ATGAAAGATAAAATTTTTACACAACCGATAGATAAGCAGTTTGAGTTTGATTCATCTGTTGCTAGTGTTTTTGATGATATGATTGGTAGGAGTGTTCCGTTTTATGATGTTTCTTTGAGTCTTATAGCTGATATTTTATCTAAACTTTTACCAAGTAATGCAAAGCTAATAGATCTTGGTTGTTCAACTGCGACAAGCTTGATATCTATTTATAATTTAAGAGATGATTTAAGATTGTTTGGTGTTGATAATTCAGATGCTATGATACAACTTGCATCACAAAAATCAAAAGCTTATGGTGCTGGAATTGAACTTAAAGTGTGTGATATATTAGAATATGAGCTTAATAATTTTGATGCCGTTTTGTTAAATTATACATTGCAGTTTATAAGACCAATAAAAAGAGAAACACTTGTAAAAAATATATATAATGGTTTAAATGATAATGGAATTTTTATTTTTAGTGAAAAAATTATTTATGAAGATAAGAAATTTGCAAAACAGATGATTGAGGTATATGAAAATTATAAGCAAAATCAAGGCTATTCTCGTTATGAAATTTCTCAAAAAAGAGAAGCGCTTGAAAATGTATTGATTCCGTATACCGAAGAAGAAAATAAGACCCTAGTTTTAAAGGCAGGATTTAAAAGAGTTGAGAGTATCTTTAAGTGGGGTAATTTTATGAGTTTTATAGCTTTTAAGTAA
- the ligA gene encoding NAD-dependent DNA ligase LigA: MVKISNQNEYEKAIEVLNKWAKAYYTDDKPIASDEEYDELYHKVLEYERQNPSKVSIFSPTNKIGGEISDKFSKASHIKQMWSMEDIFSKDELIAWLKRGDKSRFSFVVEPKFDGASLNLLYENGVLVKAITRGDGLVGEDVTQNAKVIKSIPLSIDYKDKIEIRGEVVIKKSDFDALNEQRAKNSEQLLSNPRNAAAGSLRQLDSKITASRRLLFVPWGVGEHELEFKKHSEIMNFVKKLGFYFDDFFKIVYNVDEIYECYEELLGLRDEKPILMDGMVVRVDELDGSNELGYTVKFPKFMVAFKFPAIQKTTRLIDVSFQVGRSGVVTPVGVLDEVVIDGARVKSATLHNFDEIQRLGVMKNDYVSIIRSGDVIPKITGVYKDRRDGSELVIERPKYCPECGSRLLDEGVFVKCQNLECKARVINSIIYYASKKCLNIDGLGDAIVNLLFEKSLIKNITDIYHLKYEDLICLEGFKDKKVKNLLNAIENSKNCDLSRFINGLGCEHIGEVAAKKIALAFGDNWLNVSYEDVVLLDGFGDEMSKSFIEFIQINKETIINLISIVSPKAVVSEVKQSLITDKTFVITGTLSKSRDEIKDMLQSFGARVSGSVSKKTDFVLAGLEAGSKLEKALSLGVKVISEEELESMINES; the protein is encoded by the coding sequence ATGGTAAAAATATCAAATCAAAATGAGTATGAAAAAGCTATTGAAGTTTTAAACAAATGGGCTAAGGCATATTATACGGATGATAAGCCAATAGCAAGTGATGAAGAGTATGATGAGCTTTATCACAAGGTGCTTGAATATGAAAGACAAAATCCAAGTAAGGTTTCTATCTTTTCGCCAACAAATAAAATAGGCGGAGAGATAAGTGATAAATTTAGCAAGGCAAGCCATATAAAACAAATGTGGAGTATGGAAGATATTTTTAGTAAAGATGAACTTATTGCTTGGTTAAAAAGAGGGGATAAGAGTAGATTTAGCTTTGTGGTTGAGCCAAAATTTGATGGAGCAAGTTTAAATTTGCTTTATGAAAATGGAGTTTTGGTTAAGGCTATAACAAGAGGCGATGGACTTGTTGGAGAAGATGTAACACAAAATGCAAAGGTTATAAAAAGTATCCCTTTAAGTATTGATTATAAAGACAAGATAGAGATAAGAGGCGAGGTTGTTATAAAAAAATCTGATTTTGATGCTTTGAATGAGCAAAGGGCAAAAAACTCAGAACAGCTTTTATCAAATCCAAGAAATGCCGCTGCTGGAAGTTTAAGACAACTTGATAGTAAGATAACTGCTAGTAGAAGACTTTTATTTGTACCTTGGGGTGTTGGAGAACATGAATTAGAGTTTAAAAAACATAGTGAAATAATGAACTTTGTAAAAAAACTTGGATTTTATTTTGATGATTTTTTTAAGATTGTTTATAATGTTGATGAAATTTATGAGTGTTATGAAGAGCTTTTGGGTTTAAGAGATGAAAAGCCGATTTTAATGGATGGTATGGTTGTTAGAGTTGATGAACTTGATGGCTCAAATGAGCTTGGCTATACTGTTAAATTTCCAAAATTTATGGTTGCTTTTAAATTTCCAGCTATACAAAAAACTACTAGGCTTATAGATGTGTCTTTTCAGGTTGGAAGAAGTGGTGTTGTTACACCTGTCGGTGTTTTAGATGAGGTTGTGATAGATGGTGCTAGGGTAAAATCAGCAACACTTCATAATTTTGATGAGATACAAAGACTTGGTGTTATGAAAAATGATTATGTTAGTATAATTCGTTCAGGCGATGTAATACCAAAGATAACGGGTGTTTATAAAGATAGAAGAGATGGCTCGGAGCTTGTGATAGAGCGCCCTAAGTATTGTCCTGAATGTGGCTCTCGCTTGCTTGATGAAGGTGTTTTTGTAAAGTGTCAAAATCTAGAATGTAAAGCAAGGGTTATAAACTCAATTATATATTATGCTTCAAAAAAATGTCTAAACATAGATGGTCTTGGAGATGCGATAGTAAATTTGCTTTTTGAAAAAAGTCTAATAAAAAATATAACAGATATTTATCATCTTAAATATGAAGATTTAATTTGTCTTGAAGGCTTTAAAGACAAGAAGGTAAAAAATTTATTAAATGCTATTGAAAATAGTAAAAATTGTGATCTTTCAAGGTTTATAAATGGGCTAGGGTGTGAGCATATAGGTGAAGTAGCTGCTAAAAAGATAGCTTTGGCTTTTGGTGATAATTGGTTAAATGTTAGTTATGAAGATGTTGTTTTGCTTGATGGTTTCGGTGATGAAATGAGTAAAAGTTTTATTGAATTTATTCAAATTAATAAAGAAACGATAATAAATTTAATAAGCATAGTAAGTCCAAAAGCTGTAGTTAGCGAAGTAAAGCAAAGTTTGATTACAGATAAAACTTTTGTTATAACGGGAACTCTTAGTAAATCAAGAGATGAGATAAAAGATATGTTGCAAAGTTTTGGTGCAAGGGTTTCGGGTTCTGTGTCTAAAAAAACTGATTTTGTATTGGCTGGGTTGGAAGCTGGAAGTAAGCTTGAAAAAGCACTAAGCTTAGGGGTTAAGGTCATATCAGAAGAAGAATTAGAAAGCATGATAAATGAGAGCTGA
- a CDS encoding DNA polymerase III subunit delta' → MRSKIIISDDFNDIKNELEIELKHNVKFFISDDFLIENANNVINEAYISEEQDKLLVLMAKSFRIEAQNSLLKVIEEPPRNIFFYIVAPSKNALLPTICSRLIVEYKNKKRKKISSGLNLRQLELKEIYNFIQTIETKERSDGFGKNELKEILSVIILEALEAGFKFSEDELSYFYKIVNLASLNSKAHSILTPLLLNILNKSKK, encoded by the coding sequence ATGCGTAGTAAGATTATTATATCTGATGACTTTAATGATATTAAAAATGAGCTTGAGATAGAATTAAAACATAATGTTAAATTTTTTATAAGTGATGATTTTTTAATAGAAAATGCAAATAATGTCATAAATGAAGCTTATATATCTGAAGAACAAGATAAATTATTGGTTTTGATGGCTAAGAGTTTTCGCATAGAGGCTCAAAATTCACTCCTAAAAGTTATAGAAGAGCCGCCTAGAAATATATTTTTTTATATTGTTGCACCTAGTAAAAATGCTTTGCTTCCTACTATTTGTTCTCGTTTGATAGTAGAATATAAAAATAAAAAAAGAAAAAAAATTAGCTCAGGGTTAAACCTTAGACAGTTAGAGTTAAAAGAAATTTATAATTTTATACAGACAATAGAAACAAAAGAACGTAGTGATGGTTTTGGTAAAAATGAGTTAAAAGAAATTTTAAGCGTTATTATTTTAGAAGCATTAGAGGCTGGGTTTAAATTTAGTGAAGATGAGCTATCTTATTTTTATAAGATAGTAAATTTAGCTTCTTTAAATTCAAAAGCTCATAGTATATTAACGCCACTTTTATTAAATATTTTAAATAAAAGTAAAAAATAA
- a CDS encoding TRAP transporter large permease subunit: MIKASVVASGLTNIVSGSSTANVVTVGIFTILLMKKARLTRVKSGAIEVAAGV, from the coding sequence ATAATAAAAGCATCTGTTGTAGCTAGTGGTCTTACAAATATAGTTAGTGGAAGCTCTACTGCAAATGTTGTAACAGTTGGAATATTTACTATACTTTTGATGAAAAAAGCTAGACTTACAAGGGTAAAATCCGGTGCTATAGAGGTCGCTGCAGGTGTTTAA
- a CDS encoding TRAP transporter large permease subunit: MFLTTEGVFGVPMGVSVSFIYLFVLFGSLLERIGIGQYFINVAFALLGRFKEI; encoded by the coding sequence ATGTTTTTAACAACAGAGGGTGTTTTTGGTGTTCCTATGGGTGTTAGTGTAAGTTTTATATATCTTTTTGTTCTTTTTGGATCTTTACTTGAAAGGATTGGAATAGGTCAGTATTTTATAAATGTAGCGTTTGCTTTACTTGGTCGTTTTAAGGAGATATAA
- the folP gene encoding dihydropteroate synthase: MTIYKINKESNFDEICKQISPSLSGQDMMKKKSNINFFFIKNIKSPAANILKQDALSVGAELVTNKNTIFGKDEPSNALLIGTDAQLKQLCKKEKLQDFGLKNLSNFLALKFNKPKKPLIMGVLNINEDSFNPSSRISMEDSLERILKFIEDGADYIDIGGVSSRPGSEYAGRDEEFRRIKDVVDLIYKEKLYDKVKFSLDSFDEYCLEYALDRGFVMINDITSNTELAKLACKYDAEFCMMHMQNDPKTMQNNPKYDDLIREIDSFFEEKINKALYNGAKKIFLDVGIGFGKTPEHNLLLMKHLEHFTHFGYPLLVGASRKSVINHYYTSEVKDRLSGSLYLHLKSFENGARVIRTHDVAEHKQLFAMHLAMESVNLW, translated from the coding sequence ATGACAATTTATAAAATAAATAAAGAATCAAATTTTGATGAAATTTGTAAGCAAATATCTCCAAGCTTATCTGGTCAAGATATGATGAAAAAAAAATCAAATATAAACTTTTTTTTTATTAAAAATATTAAATCTCCGGCGGCAAATATCTTAAAACAAGATGCATTGAGTGTCGGAGCCGAATTAGTGACCAATAAAAATACTATTTTTGGAAAAGATGAACCAAGTAATGCCTTGCTTATAGGAACTGATGCACAATTAAAACAACTTTGCAAGAAAGAAAAATTGCAAGATTTTGGCCTTAAAAACTTATCTAACTTTTTAGCTTTAAAATTTAACAAACCCAAAAAACCACTAATAATGGGAGTGTTGAATATTAATGAGGATAGCTTTAATCCAAGTAGTCGTATAAGTATGGAAGATAGCTTAGAGAGAATTTTAAAATTTATTGAAGATGGGGCTGATTATATAGATATAGGCGGTGTTAGTTCTAGACCTGGAAGTGAGTATGCTGGAAGAGATGAGGAATTTAGACGTATTAAAGATGTTGTGGATCTTATATATAAAGAAAAATTATATGATAAAGTAAAATTTAGCCTTGATAGTTTTGATGAGTATTGTCTTGAATATGCACTAGATCGCGGATTTGTTATGATAAATGATATTACGTCAAATACTGAATTAGCAAAACTTGCCTGTAAATATGATGCCGAGTTTTGTATGATGCATATGCAAAATGATCCAAAAACTATGCAAAATAATCCCAAATATGATGATTTAATAAGAGAAATTGATAGTTTTTTTGAAGAAAAAATAAATAAGGCTTTGTATAATGGTGCTAAAAAGATATTTTTAGATGTTGGGATAGGCTTTGGTAAGACACCAGAACACAATCTGCTTTTAATGAAGCATTTAGAGCATTTTACTCATTTTGGCTATCCATTGCTTGTTGGTGCTAGTAGAAAATCAGTTATAAATCATTATTATACAAGTGAAGTTAAAGATAGGCTTAGTGGTAGTTTGTATCTTCATCTAAAATCATTTGAAAATGGTGCTCGCGTTATTAGAACTCATGATGTAGCAGAACACAAGCAGCTTTTTGCAATGCATTTAGCAATGGAGAGTGTAAATTTATGGTAA
- a CDS encoding TRAP transporter large permease subunit — protein MAFIIAEFLGMSYTNVMIAVIISAFACYISLFFIVHLESCKLGFKGIKDNEYQSKFKIFVSGLLYILPILMLFCYCF, from the coding sequence GTGGCATTTATAATAGCTGAGTTTTTAGGCATGAGTTATACAAATGTTATGATAGCTGTTATTATTTCTGCTTTTGCGTGTTATATATCTTTATTTTTTATAGTACATTTGGAAAGTTGTAAGCTTGGTTTTAAAGGAATAAAGGATAACGAATATCAATCAAAATTTAAAATATTTGTAAGTGGACTTCTTTATATACTTCCTATTTTAATGCTATTTTGTTATTGTTTTTGA
- the ccsA gene encoding cytochrome c biogenesis protein CcsA gives MIILLIIFAFASGAATIIESKTSTQMAWSYVYGAGWFAAVQLLLGINLAYNIFRYKLINLKKLPSFLFHLSFLGILLGAGITRYFGFEGNVHIRENTETNIITTRGSYINFETKLNGKDYSVSIPRELEVLGKSGFDLTLDLEGKQAKLKFLEYVPNASYKFVDEKGGKPVIELVLSNASEREEVSLLDGEEVVAGNVSFLFNATPKDGQKYVLFELKDDKFYITSNTEISKFSMADNAKTTVPADTKVDLQTLNLFTAGDVNFSAKFLSSSAARRLVPDKNSEFDAIIANLSYEGEDKEMVLFHNLIEPAKAIIGTQVFSASWGFQQIKLPFSLYLKDFELKRYPGSNSPMSYASDVVVKDPNNKEFDYRIYMNHVLDYAGYRFFQSSYDMDERGTILSVNKDPGKIPTYISYFLLGLGLLLNIINPNSRFMKLARLINQDSIKKTAIFVFFTCFALNTTSVNAADFLPNISKEHAEKLGRLLVQSQDGRMKPFDTVSKEVLNKIHRSNNIGSLNSNQVVLSIMVDPPYWRQENIISIGTNKEVKKVLGVDEKQKYANFNDFFILKDDSSEYKLTRYADVANRKHPGSRGTFDKDVIKIDERLNVFYMVFTGEMFKIFPKQDDPSNTWYAPNSALISMPMTEANEIANMMKDYFVSVDEAIVSNDWSKADLALQAISDYQQKYGSAIIPSKTRLDTEILFNRLNIFDRLTPVYLLAGFVLLIFVFLKMLIPRANINGIFKGIYYLNILAFIIHTIGLGIRWYISEHAPWSNAYESMVYIAWALSLSGIIFSKQSPIAMALTSILAGVTLFVAHLSWMDPQITNLVPVLQSYWLTIHVSVITASYGFLGLCALLGFFVLVLIGLSNTKKPNPQILKNITEATRINEMAMILGISLLTLGNFLGGVWANESWGRYWGWDSKETWALVSILVYAAVLHIRFVAKINSQYVFAVLSMFAYWSIIMTYFGVNFYLAGMHSYAAGDSFPVPNFIWIIISVMIFVSVLAYFKRKICTKI, from the coding sequence ATGATAATTTTGCTAATAATCTTTGCTTTTGCTAGTGGTGCTGCAACGATTATAGAGAGCAAAACATCTACCCAAATGGCTTGGAGCTATGTTTATGGCGCTGGTTGGTTTGCTGCCGTTCAACTTTTACTTGGTATAAATTTGGCTTATAATATCTTTAGATATAAGCTTATAAATTTAAAAAAATTACCATCTTTTTTATTCCATTTGAGTTTTTTAGGAATTTTACTAGGAGCTGGTATAACTAGATATTTTGGTTTTGAGGGCAATGTTCATATTAGAGAAAATACAGAGACAAATATAATAACTACAAGAGGTTCTTATATAAACTTTGAAACAAAACTTAATGGTAAGGACTATTCTGTTTCTATTCCGCGTGAGCTTGAGGTTCTTGGCAAGAGTGGATTTGATCTGACTCTTGATCTTGAAGGAAAACAAGCTAAGCTTAAATTTTTAGAATATGTTCCAAATGCTAGTTATAAATTTGTTGATGAAAAAGGCGGAAAACCTGTTATAGAGTTAGTTCTTTCTAACGCAAGCGAAAGAGAAGAAGTTAGTTTGCTTGATGGAGAAGAAGTTGTAGCTGGAAATGTTAGCTTTTTATTTAATGCTACGCCAAAAGATGGTCAAAAATATGTATTATTTGAGTTAAAAGATGATAAATTTTATATTACTTCAAATACAGAAATTTCAAAATTTTCTATGGCTGATAATGCAAAAACAACTGTGCCTGCTGATACAAAAGTTGATTTGCAAACTTTAAATCTTTTTACAGCAGGCGATGTTAATTTTTCTGCTAAGTTTTTATCTTCTAGTGCCGCTAGAAGATTGGTTCCTGATAAAAATAGCGAGTTTGATGCAATCATTGCAAATCTAAGCTATGAGGGTGAAGATAAGGAGATGGTTCTTTTTCACAATCTAATAGAGCCAGCTAAGGCTATCATAGGCACTCAAGTGTTTAGTGCTTCATGGGGTTTTCAACAGATTAAATTACCTTTTAGCCTGTATCTTAAAGATTTTGAACTCAAAAGATATCCTGGTTCAAACTCACCTATGAGTTATGCTAGTGATGTTGTAGTAAAAGATCCTAACAACAAAGAATTTGATTATAGAATTTATATGAACCATGTTCTTGATTATGCTGGATATAGATTTTTCCAGAGTTCATATGATATGGATGAGCGTGGAACTATTCTTTCTGTAAATAAAGACCCAGGTAAAATACCTACTTATATTAGTTATTTTTTACTTGGTTTAGGACTCTTGTTAAATATCATAAATCCAAACTCAAGATTTATGAAACTTGCTAGATTGATAAATCAAGACTCTATAAAAAAGACAGCTATTTTTGTATTTTTTACCTGTTTTGCTTTAAATACAACAAGTGTTAATGCTGCTGACTTTTTACCAAATATCAGTAAAGAGCATGCTGAAAAATTAGGAAGATTGCTAGTTCAAAGTCAAGATGGAAGAATGAAGCCTTTTGATACTGTAAGTAAAGAGGTTTTAAATAAAATTCATAGAAGCAATAATATAGGCTCTTTGAACTCAAATCAAGTTGTTTTATCTATAATGGTTGATCCACCTTATTGGAGACAAGAAAATATAATTTCTATCGGAACAAACAAAGAGGTTAAAAAAGTTCTTGGTGTAGATGAAAAACAAAAATATGCAAATTTTAATGACTTTTTTATTCTAAAAGATGATAGTAGTGAGTATAAACTTACAAGATATGCTGATGTGGCAAATAGAAAGCATCCTGGTTCAAGGGGTACTTTTGATAAAGATGTTATTAAAATAGATGAGAGATTAAATGTCTTTTACATGGTATTTACTGGCGAAATGTTTAAAATTTTCCCAAAACAAGATGATCCATCAAATACTTGGTATGCACCAAACTCAGCACTCATTAGTATGCCTATGACTGAAGCAAATGAGATAGCAAATATGATGAAAGATTATTTTGTTTCTGTTGATGAAGCTATTGTTAGTAATGACTGGTCAAAAGCTGATTTAGCACTTCAAGCTATAAGTGATTATCAACAAAAATATGGTTCGGCGATAATACCTTCAAAAACAAGACTGGATACAGAGATATTGTTTAATCGCCTTAATATATTTGATAGACTTACCCCTGTATATTTATTAGCTGGATTTGTATTGTTGATATTTGTATTTTTAAAAATGCTAATACCTCGTGCAAATATCAATGGTATTTTTAAGGGAATTTATTATTTAAATATTTTAGCTTTTATAATTCATACAATAGGTCTTGGTATAAGATGGTATATATCAGAACATGCTCCTTGGAGCAATGCTTATGAATCTATGGTTTATATAGCTTGGGCATTAAGTTTATCAGGTATAATTTTTTCAAAACAAAGTCCTATAGCAATGGCGTTAACGTCTATTTTAGCTGGTGTTACATTATTTGTTGCTCATCTTAGCTGGATGGATCCTCAAATCACAAACCTAGTTCCTGTTTTGCAAAGCTATTGGCTTACAATACATGTTTCTGTTATAACTGCTAGCTATGGATTTTTAGGTCTTTGTGCATTACTTGGATTTTTTGTCTTAGTATTAATAGGACTATCAAATACAAAAAAACCAAATCCGCAAATTCTAAAAAATATAACAGAAGCAACAAGAATAAATGAGATGGCTATGATACTTGGTATAAGTTTATTAACACTTGGTAACTTTCTTGGTGGTGTATGGGCAAACGAAAGCTGGGGAAGATACTGGGGATGGGATAGTAAAGAGACGTGGGCTTTAGTTTCTATTCTTGTGTATGCTGCTGTATTGCATATTAGATTTGTTGCAAAAATAAATAGCCAATATGTTTTTGCTGTTTTATCTATGTTTGCTTATTGGTCTATTATTATGACATACTTTGGCGTTAACTTTTATTTAGCTGGTATGCACTCTTATGCTGCCGGCGATAGTTTTCCTGTTCCTAACTTTATATGGATTATAATCAGCGTAATGATTTTTGTTAGCGTTCTTGCTTATTTTAAAAGAAAAATTTGTACTAAAATATAA